The Triplophysa rosa linkage group LG3, Trosa_1v2, whole genome shotgun sequence genome has a segment encoding these proteins:
- the tmem258 gene encoding transmembrane protein 258, producing MELEAMTRYTSPVNPAVFPHLTVVLLAIGMFFTAWFFVYEVTSTKYTRDVYKELLISLVASLFMGFGVLFLLLWVGIYI from the exons ATG GAGTTGGAAGCCATGACGAGGTACACCAGCCCGGTGAATCCTGCTGTGTTCCCCCACCTGACTGTAGTGCTGCTGGCCATCGGCATGTTCTTCACAGCCTGGTTTTTTGT ATATGAAGTAACGTCCACAAAATACACACGAGACGTGTACAAAGAGCTGCTTATTTCACTGGTCGCATCACTCTTCATGGGCTTCGGAGTTCTTTTCCTCTTACTGTGGGTTGGCATTTACATCTGA